Genomic DNA from Bacillus sp. SM2101:
CATAATTGTTAGACAGACTCACGTACGGTGTTGTGAGAGGGGCGAAAATAATGTCCTTATTTTCCCTCTACTCGTTTGGAAAGGGGAAAAATATGAAACAAAATACAGATACTTTATATACATTCGTCACTGGTGGAGCTTTTGCAAGTCTCACTTTTTTAATGGGAATAGTAATTAATTTTCTAAAGACTGTAGCTTTATTGATGATAGTAGATTATTGGGTTGGAACTGCAGCAAGCGTTGGAGATAAGACTACATCTTCAAAATCGGCTTTTAAAGGACTACTAAAAAAAGCAAGGATGCTGTCATTAATCTTCGCGGGTATTTAAGTAGAAATTATAACTGGTAATGAATCAAGCTTTATGAGAAATGCCATATTGATGTTCTTAATCGGTACTGAAGGATAATAGAAAATTTATCAAAGCTCGGTGTGCCTTTCTCTGCATGCTTTATAGCTGTATTCGAACAAATGAGAGATAAAAGCAACGGAGGTGATAAATAGTTGCAAAACACTTAATTGTCGATATATGACATCACCAACCATCATTTTCTAGTTCACATAATAGTGGTTATAAGAAGTCTCTTATTCAATTCGATTAGTCAGGGGTGATTGTTATATCCCTCGTATCGACTCCAAAAGACACGTCGCTATCACACTATGTGTTTTATTCTATCTGTGTTAGTTACCTTCACTGATATATACATAATTTCCATAAGAGTTAATTGCCATTCCAACTGGAAAATCTACACAGGTTGGTAATGAAACAGTATCAATGATATTTTGTGTTTTTGTATCAATGACTGTTACATCGTTACTTGAATCATTTGCAACATAAGCTAATCTCATCGGGAGAAATAGCAATTACTAGATCGAATACATTATTTAGGCATCCCCAAACCACAGTAGCTTTTGATTCTACTTTAATGTAGTAGATCTATCTCTAATAAAATATAAATATATGAACATCACACACCATAAATTTGCATATATTTATATTTTTTTACATTAATGAACAAATTTTTACAATAAAATCATTGACCGAAAAAGGGAAAAATAGTAAACTAGTTTTGTGGTAATTAATAGGTAATTTATTCAATTAATATAGGTATACATATATTAATTGAATAAATTATACTATTGTTACAGAAAAAACATCTAATTTAAGGGAGTGGTTTGAATGTCATTGAAGAAAAATTTACTAGCTTTAGGTATATCTGGATTAATACTATCTACCTCTGTTTCTGCAGGTGCTGCAACTTTTATACCTACCCAGAGCCTTACTGGTACAAGCGCAGATTCAGGTGACTATAGTTTAGGTTCTGGAACAAGATACCTAAAAGGTACAGCTACAAAAGGATCAGGTGATGCACATGCCATGAAAATAGTTAAATGGTTTCCAGATAGTTCAGTAGCAACTTTAACAAACCTGACAAATCCAAATTCAGCGACTTCTTCTTTTACTGCCGTATCGACAAATAGTGCTGGTGACGGGCAGTCTTACTATGTTCGTTGGTTGGGTGATACTTCAACAGCTAGTGCAGATCTGCATGTTACCGACTGATACTAGTATAATCAGAAAATAATAGAGTTAGGTTTTTTAATTAACACTATTAGAGACTTTCTTTCTCTAGTAGTGTTAGCTATTTTATAATGAATCTAGAAAGGAGTTAGTAATAGCTTTTATAAGCACTTACTTCACACATTATTATGCTAAAATCATCTGTATATTATTTAAAAGTGTTAATCAAAAACCCGCTATTCACCTTTTCAATTATATTCTTATTTTTTTTATTATTATTTACAAAGAACACACTAGACATTTCAATATTTAACTTTGTGAAATTTTTTTATTACGGTTTTATCATCATTAATCTATTTTTCTTAATTGCTCCAACGATTACAATGAACAAAAATTCAGAAATACATAATTTCCTTGAAAGAAATATTATAAAAAAACAATCAATTGTACTATTAGCGTCTACTTTTTTAAGCATTGTCATTTCTATTATTCCAATATTATTTATTATGATCTTCAAGAATAGTTCTATTGACTCTAATATGACTACAGTAGGAATTCTACATTTTTTAATAATATGGATATTAACAAATTTACTTGCAGCTGCAATAGGAACCACTATAGGGAGTATTATTAAAAATGAGTGGTCAGCACTAATTTCTATCTTTATTTATAGTTTTTTTATTTGGCGTTCTTTAACTTTAGACAATAAAGCAATTCAAAAAATGTTAAATATATATGATGACAATCTTAGAGTTATGACTAATAATTTATTAGGATTAGTATTTAATCTTCAATATATATTAGATAAGATATTTATTGTATTACTTATTCTAATGTTTATAATTCTAGTTGGATTATTTCATAATACCAAAAGACGGTTCATATATTTATGTCTATCACTAAGCTGTATCATTTCAGTTGTTGTAACTACAAAATATTTAATAAACTCTGAACAAACCTTTACTCTTGAGTATCCAACTGTGAATGATGATTTATATTTAATAACATCTTATAATATGAATATTGATTTTTCTGAAAAAATTAAAAACGACATGTTAATGAATATAAAAATAGAAAATGATATAGATGAAATAGTTTTATTGTTAGATCAAGTATTCAAGATTAAAGAAATAAAGATGAATAATTCACCAATTGATTACTCATTTACTAACAATAAATTAGTAGTACATACTCCTCATAAAAAAGGAGAAAGAGTAACATTAAGTATAAAGTATGAAGGTACAATTTTTGTAAATAATGATCTAGGGGTTCCTAGTTTTTATGTTACAAAAAATGCAATTAACTTACCCGGAAATATTTTTTATTGGTACCCTAAAAATTCAAAGCAAGAAATAAGTGAATTTTCTATTAAAACTAACACTCAAGTATCTTTATTTTCTAATTTAACTGAAATAAGTTCAGACCTTTACCAAGGTAAAACAGGAAGTATATCTTTTTTTGCAGGACAATATAAAAAAGTTAATAAATATGGAGTAGAGTATATTATTCCCATAAGTTATAACTTTGATCGTTTTAATGAACATTTGAATAATATAAGTGAACAATTATCGAGTAAAGAGTATTCTGATGCTGAGATAGCACAAATACAAAATAAAAATTACAATCGCATTATAGTAGGTATCTGGCCAGTTTACTATAAATACTTTCAATTGAATGATGATACACTACTGGTAAATTATTTAGAATTATAGAAAAGGGGAATAACCGAAATGACAAACAAATTGACAGTAGAAAACATATCCTTTTCATATGGAAATAAAAACATATTAAATAATGTATCATTTACATGTGATAATGGCATTTTTGCATTATTAGGCAATAACGGTACCGGTAAAACAACTTTAATAAATCTATTAACAGGATTAAAAAAACCAAAATACGGAAAAATAACCTTAAATGGAATAAATTTAGTAGATACAAAAGAATACCCTATTAATTTAGTTGGATATTTACCTCAGGAATTCAAAATTTACGATAATATTACAGGCTATGATTTTCTGTCATATGTATATGATTCCAAATATTTAAATAATAGAGATAAAAATAAAGAAATAAAAGAGGTAGTAGAAAAATTCAATTTAGGCCCTATAATTAATAAGAAAGTTAAAAGTTATTCCGGTGGATATAAAAGAAGGCTTGGTATTGCCCAAGCAGTACTGGGAAAGCCTAAACTAATCATTATTGATGAACCTACAGTAGGGTTAGATCCTGAACAACGAGTAGAATTTAGGAATTATCTATCAGAAATAAGTGATAATGCAATCACAATTATTTCATCTCATATTATTGAAGATGTAGAGCTATTTAGTAAAAAGCTTTTAATATTGAAAGACAAGCATATAAGTTATAATGGCACAATAGATGAAATATTAGCAGAAAGTATACCAAATATACGTACTATTGAACTCTCGATTAAAGAGTTTTTTGAAATTAAAAATAGTTTCACTATTATCGAACAACAAAGAATTAATTCTGATAAAATCAAAGTACGCTACATTAACACCGAAGGGTTAGACATAGATATAGAAAATAATCGAGAAAAGGAGATATCATTGGAGAATGCTTACATTTATTTTCAAAAAAGATAAAGCTCTAGCAGATCATTACTTTAAAATATATGATACAAATGGTTTGAAAATTAAATTAACCTTCTGTATTATTACCCTAATTCTTATATTTTCCGTATTTAATCCGGTTACTTCAGATTATCTTATCTCTATCAAAAATCAATATAAGCTAATAAGTATTGATAATTTATTTGATTATACTATACCATTATTATCTTCATTTATAATATTTATTGTATTTTATAATGATTATAAAGACAGTGCATATAAATATTTAATGTTTTTGAATAAAAATAAATTTAATTATGTGATGTTGAAGCGCTATCTTATTTATACAATTGTCTTTTGTATTGGAACATTTATTTCAGGAGTTTTTTATTATCGTAATATTTCTTTTCTAGATACTACAAATTTATTGCTAAGTTTAAGATTCATACCTAATATATTATTTCTCTCTTCTTTTTTATTATGCATGACATCATTAACGAAGAACAATTATTTTGGTTTATTAATTACTCTGACTTATTTTAGTGGAGATTTATTATCAGGTGGAAGATTATTTTATATATTTTCTATCGGAGCACATTCAAATAATTTCTACTATATTATTTCTCCAGAGTACTATTTTTTAAACAGGATCATTTTGATTTTATTAACTGTTACTTTTATATATCTGTCTTGTAAAAATAGGATTATAAAGTAAGCAAGTTTAAAAACAAAAAAAACATCATCGAAAAACGGTGTGCTATTCAAAATAAAATGCTGTATTGGTTAGTTAAAGTATAAGAATTTACCGTAAGGTGTAAGTTCTTTTATTTTGCAATTAATTATAGATACAGTGTCAGTCCAATGCTTAAGTCAAGGACTAAAAAATTGATTGGTAGGTAAGGAATAAAATTTGTTTATGATGATTTGGAAGTAAATCTTTCTATCTAACAAAGTAAACAGCATAGGTGAGTTTTTTTGAATGAATAAGATCTTGATGGAACTTACAACACAGACAGTAAGGAATTACTATACTTGAAGTTAGCTCTCTTGAAAACGTTCAAATGAGCAGTCATATTGCTACATCATCATAGGAAGTGAATTATAGAAATTGAATGCAAATATTTAGGATAGTTAAATGAAGTTGTAAAACTGCATAACTAAAAAAATATGATAGATTTAATTGCAGGATAAGCCCCCATTGGAAGCCCTATTGCTTCCCTTCGTACCAAACATACACCTCAGTTATTTCAGTGTTTAGACTATTTTAAAAAATATGTTTCTATTCAGTGTACATCTATCTGCACGTATGAGTGTATAATGCAAGTGACATTTATGTAGTCAATTAATTTAGGGGATGATATAGGTGAAAGTAAGTACTGAAAAAGAAGCTTGGTCCTGGATAAAAACTATTTTGTTGGTATTGGTTATAGTCATCGTTTGCCGAC
This window encodes:
- a CDS encoding phage holin family protein → MKQNTDTLYTFVTGGAFASLTFLMGIVINFLKTVALLMIVDYWVGTAASVGDKTTSSKSAFKGLLKKARMLSLIFAGI
- a CDS encoding ATP-binding cassette domain-containing protein is translated as MTNKLTVENISFSYGNKNILNNVSFTCDNGIFALLGNNGTGKTTLINLLTGLKKPKYGKITLNGINLVDTKEYPINLVGYLPQEFKIYDNITGYDFLSYVYDSKYLNNRDKNKEIKEVVEKFNLGPIINKKVKSYSGGYKRRLGIAQAVLGKPKLIIIDEPTVGLDPEQRVEFRNYLSEISDNAITIISSHIIEDVELFSKKLLILKDKHISYNGTIDEILAESIPNIRTIELSIKEFFEIKNSFTIIEQQRINSDKIKVRYINTEGLDIDIENNREKEISLENAYIYFQKR